In the Drosophila subpulchrella strain 33 F10 #4 breed RU33 unplaced genomic scaffold, RU_Dsub_v1.1 Primary Assembly Seq379, whole genome shotgun sequence genome, one interval contains:
- the LOC119561847 gene encoding uncharacterized protein LOC119561847, which produces MQPILLVPHGCFRRWPPMSAAHWERTASITRLISSSFRPGRLISGAYGRPPSSPPRAVGNALLKEVEVQTILVEVEAVLNSRPLVADSSNPNDGEAVTPAHFLVGTTLAALPPGSAPPHPDDDLTHLQRWQLISAIKRRFWRDWSRDYIAELQQRVKWTKESANLLPGTIVVIKEDNLPPQKWLLGRVTEVTHGSDGKVRVALVKTKQGVYKRSVHHLAPLPIN; this is translated from the coding sequence ATGCAACCAATTTTGTTGGTTCCTCACGGCTGCTTCAGGAGATGGCCTCCGATGTCCGCAGCACACTGGGAACGTACGGCGTCCATCACCAGGTTGATTTCGTCTTCATTCCGCCCCGGTCGCCTTATTTCGGGGGCCTATGGGAGACCGCCGTCAAGTCCGCCAAGGGCCGTCGGAAACGCCTTGCTGAAGGAGGTCGAAGTCCAGACGATCCTGGTTGAAGTGGAAGCAGTGCTTAACTCGCGTCCGCTAGTAGCTGACAGCAGCAACCCTAACGATGGAGAGGCTGTTACTCCAGCCCACTTTCTGGTAGGCACCACGCTCGCTGCTCTACCCCCAGGATCGGCACCTCCTCATCCGGACGACGACCTAACTCATCTACAACGCTGGCAGCTTATATCAGCCATCAAGCGACGGTTTTGGCGAGACTGGTCCCGTGACTACATAGCGGAGCTGCAGCAAAGAGTTAAGTGGACAAAGGAATCGGCCAACCTTCTACCAGGAACCATCGTCGTCATCAAAGAGGACAATTTACCGCCCCAGAAGTGGCTGCTCGGCAGAGTCACCGAAGTAACGCACGGATCGGATGGCAAGGTGCGCGTTGCTCTAGTAAAAACCAAGCAAGGCGTATACAAACGATCAGTACATCATCTGGCACCTCTTCCCATTAATTGA